A window from Citrus sinensis cultivar Valencia sweet orange chromosome 3, DVS_A1.0, whole genome shotgun sequence encodes these proteins:
- the LOC102608917 gene encoding piezo-type mechanosensitive ion channel homolog isoform X1 → MGSFLIGFVLPLLLLTAALVNWSLISLVDLIAFLLFQFVAPKIGFRFRGRLLLLWPVIIFSTFVIVCQVVYLVIWACKGYKWNLVDAWWMKLIGFMIVKSWKSPSVVYFLVGQLLALFVALIDIYGNNFGLDPWRDSCWGHFLTVVDHLGSHLRVASCLLLPAIQLVVGISHPSWVFLPFFIGSCAGVVDWSLTSNFLGLFRWWRLLQLYACFNIILLYVYQLPVNFPSMFQWMADFVGLFKVSSNTEWPEICAGFSLILFYIMVCTVHLDIWSSLFKLSSIQCDLEEMDVIVSSRESSMTEHLLPSKHSFFIRESRSGVRHSNVLLRGAVFRTFSINFFTYGFPVSLFALSFWSFHFASICAFGLLAYVGYILYAFPSLFHLHRLNGLLLVFILLWAVSTYIFNVAFSFLNWKLWKDMEIWEMVGLWHYPIPGFFLLAQFCLGVLVALGNLVNNSVFVYLSGEDGRSSSETSTVEVREETKVLIVATIAWGLRKCSRAIMLALIGLLAMKPGFIHAIYMIFFLIYLLSHNVSRKIRESLILLCEAHFALLYLLRIDLISNALRQKDSLSMEILSQLGLLNHDSSWDFLEIALLACFCAIHNHGFQTLFSFSAIVQHTSSPPVGFSILKAGLNKSVLLSVYSASTAKYSHDNSSYERRIASFLSAIGQKILSMYRSCGTYIAFLTILLTVYMVRPNYISFGYIFLLLVWIIGRQLVEKSKRRLWFPLKLYAITVFVFSYSLSCFSSFELWLSRLIDLYFYLDYDSEASLLENVWESIAVLIVMQLYSYERRQSRHYRQDDPNLLDSGLLGFIKRFLVCHSQKILFLAVFYASLSPISALGLVYLLGLVICSTLPKASRIPSKSFLVYTGFLVTIEYLFQMWGKQAGMFPGQKHSDLSLFLGLRVYEPSFWGIELGLRGKVMVIVACTLQYNIFRWLEKTPSSSLNKGKWEEPCPLFVSSEDAFINGPHPNEEDKLLSDSGTRSMKREVAASNSWPSFTSVLTQTPNSVSSKRGESEASSTRKFSFGYFWGGAKESHKWNKKRILTLRKERFETQKTLLKIYLKFWMENLFNLFGLEINMIVLLLASFALLNAISLLYTALLAACVLLNWHFIRKLWPMFVFLFATILILEYLALWKNMSLNQHNPSENNVRCHDCSRSSAQHFQYCGNCWLGLVVDDPRTLISYFAVFMLACFKLRADLLSSFSGSSTYRQMMSQRKNTFVLRDLSFETKSMWTFLDYLKLYCYCHLLDLVLVLILITGTLEYDILHLGYLAFALTFFRMRLEILKKKNKIFKFLRIYNFVLIILSLAYQSPFVGEFSAGKCETIDYIFEMIGFYKYDYGFRITARSALVEIIIFMLVSLQSYMFSSQEFDYVSRYLEAEQIGAVVCEQERKAAWKTAQLQHIRESEEKIRQRNMQVEKMKSEMLNLQTQLHSMNSIANCNTTSPDTEGLRRRNTPLTSNWESRTPDKGEGLIRKQEQIIKEELQFPLEVHEFPAVVHMDNLMGVVSPKDSVGSPPCEINEIELDVADSADFDSNRSIKAKENPLKSAVQLLGDGVSQVQSIGNQAVNNLVSFLNITPEDSDMNELSSAEDEAYDEMESQKKRYVSLDRSYSLQSDKSSDATSLQIGRIFRYIWSQMRSNNDVVCYCCFVLVFIWNFSLLSMVYLAALFLYALCVHTGPSSIFWIIMLIYTEMYILVQYLYQIIIQHCGLSIDSDLLQALGFPDPAHKITSSFVVNAVPLFLVYFFTLLQSSITAKDSEWMPSTDFISRRRDALYRKEVLVNYSWSKKAQELLQQMINMVKLIIRRFFRYWKSLTRGAESPPYFVQLSMDVNLWPEDGIQPEKIESGINQVLKIVHDERCKEKNPSDCPFASRVNIQSIERSQEKPNIALVVLEVVYASPLTGCASAEWYKSLTPAADVAKEIRKAQSLGLFEQLRFPYPLLSIIGGGKREIDLYAYIFGADLTVFFLVAIFYQSIIKHNSELLDVYQLEDQFPKEFVFILMIIFFLIVLDRIIYLCSFAVGKVIFYLFNLILFTYSVIEYAWNMEASHQRAGEFALRAIFLAKAVSLSLQAIQIRYGIPHKSTLYRQFLTSEVSRINYFGYRLYRALPFLYELRCVLDWSCTSTSLTMYDWLKLEDINASLYLVKCDAVLNRAKNKQGEKQTIMTKCCNGICLFFVLICVIWAPMLMYSSGNPTNIANPIKDASVQIDINTRGGKLTLYHTTLCEKIPWDVLDSDVNLGQGFLETYNTHDIQLICCQPDASVLWLVPGLVQTRFIHSLGWHMGMDIRFTWVLTRDRPKGKEVVKYENHVDPLDLPKPSDVISVLNGSTNSFRVKNIYPRYFRVTASGDVRPFEQEVYAVSADLVMNRADSEWWSFHNINASDIKGCEGLSGPMAIIVSEETPPQGILGDTLSKFSIWGLYITFVLAVGRFIRLQCSDLRMRIPFENLPSCDRLIAICEDIYSARAEGEHEVEEVLYWTLVKIYRSPHMLLEFTKPD, encoded by the exons ATGGGGAGTTTTCTTATTGGATTTGTGTTGCCTTTGCTACTTTTAACAG CTGCTTTAGTCAATTGGAGCTTGATCTCTCTTGTTGATTTGAtagcttttcttctttttcaatttgtcGCACCAAAGATAG GTTTTCGCTTCCGAGGGAGACTTTTGTTGTTGTGGCCTGTCATTATCTTTTCAACATTTGTAATTGTTTGTCAAGTTGTATATCTTGTTATATGGGCTTGTAAGGGTTACAAATGGAATCTAGTTGATGCTTGGTGGATGAAGCTAATTGGTTTTATGAT AGTGAAGTCCTGGAAATCCCCATCAgttgtatattttttagttgGACAACTACTTGCTCTTTTTGTAGCTTTGATTGATATATATGGGAACAATTTTGGTCTGGATCCGTGGCGAGATTCCTGTTGGGGTCATTTCTTAACGGTTGTTGATCATCTAG GTTCTCATCTTAGGGTTGCTTCCTGTTTGCTGTTGCCTGCTATTCAGCTGGTTGTGGGGATTAGCCATCCTTCATGggtttttcttccattttttatCGGCAGCTGTGCTGGTGTAGTAGATTGGTCTTTGACCAGCAATTTTCTGGGACTTTTCAG GTGGTGGAGGCTGCTTCAGCTGTATGCCTGCTTTAACATCATCCTGCTTTATGTCTATCAGCTCCCAGTAAATTTCCCAAGCATGTTTCAATGGATGGCTGATTTTGTTGGTCTGTTTAAAGTGTCTTCAAATACTGAGTGGCCTGAAATTTGCGCTGGTTTTTCTCTTATACTTTTCTACATCATGGTATGCACTGTTCATTTAGATATTTGGTCATCTTTGTTTAAG CTTTCTAGCATTCAATGTGATTTGGAGGAAATGGATGTTATTGTGTCCTCGAGAGAAAGTAGCATGACAGAGCATCTACTGCCCTCAaaacattcatttttcataCGTGAATCAAG ATCTGGCGTGAGGCATTCAAATGTTTTGTTAAGgggagcagtttttcgaacaTTTAGCATCAACTTCTTCACTTATGGTTTTCCG GTCTCACTGTTTGCTCTTTCTTTTTGGAGCTTCCATTTTGCAAGTATATGTGCATTTGGACTTCTTGCTTATGTTGGCTATATTTTATATGCCTTCCCTTCTTTATTCCACTTGCACCGGTTAAATGGACTGCTGCTTGTCTTTATTCTCTTGTGGGCTGTTAGCACATATATCTTCAACGtagcattttctttcttgaatTGGAAGCTTTGGAAG GACATGGAAATCTGGGAGATGGTTGGGCTGTGGCATTATCCCATTCCTGGGTTCTTCCTGCTTGCTCAGTTCTGCCTTGGGGTTTTGGTTGCTTTAGGTAATCTCGTGAACAACTCTGTTTTTGTCTACTTGTCTGGTGAGGATGGGCGATCTTCCAGTGAAACCTCAACAGTAGAAG TGAGAGAAGAGACCAAGGTATTGATTGTGGCCACGATTGCCTGGGGATTGCGCAAATGTTCTCGGGCAATCATGCTTGCACTCATAGGCCTCCTTGCCATGAAGCCTGGTTTCATACATGCTATATATA TGATATTCTTTCTGATATATCTTTTAAGCCACAACGTCAGCAGAAAGATACGCGAGTCTTTGATTCTTCTATGTGAAGCTCATTTTGCACTCTTGTACCTTCTTCGGATTGATTTGATCTCTAATGCTTTGCGGCAAAAAGACTCTTTAAGTATGGAAATTCTATCACAGCTTG GTCTCTTGAATCATGACAGCTCCTGGGATTTCTTAGAAATAGCTTTGCTTGCTTGTTTCTGTGCAATTCACAACCATGGTTTTCAAACGCTATTTTCATTCTCGGCCATCGTGCAGCATACGTCTAGCCCTCCAGTTGGATTTAGCATATTAAAGGCTGGTCTGAACAAGTCAGTCCTCTTGTCAGTGTACTCAGCCTCAACTGCAAAATACAGTCATGATAATTCCTCTTAtg AGAGAAGGATAGCATCGTTCCTTAGTGCAATTGGGCAGAAGATTTTATCTATGTACCGATCATGCGGAACCTACATTGCTTTTCTCACTATTCTCCTCACAGTATACATGGTGAGACCCAATTATATATCATTTGGGTACATTTTCCTTCTGCTTGTGTGGATAATTGGAAGACAACTTGTTGAGAAATCAAAAAGACGCTTATGGtttccattaaaattatatgctaTCACGGTGTTTGTCTTCTCTTATAGCTTGAGCTGTTTCTCCAGCTTTGAGCTGTGGTTATCCAGGTTGATAGATCTGTATTTTTACTTGGATTACGATTCAGAAGCATCATTGCTGGAAAATGTTTGGGAATCTATAGCAGTCTTGATTGTGATGCAACTTTATAGCTATGAGAGGAGACAAAGCAGGCACTACAGGCAAGATGATCCCAATCTCTTGGATTCTGGGTTACTAGGTTTCATCAAACGGTTTCTAGTTTGTCACAGCCAGAAGATCTTGTTTTTGGCAGTGTTCTATGCCTCTTTATCTCCAATTAGTGCATTGGGTCTTGTTTATCTACTTGGACTTGTCATCTGTTCAACTTTACCTAAAGCTTCCCGGATCCCATCCAAATCATTCTTAGTTTACACAGGATTTCTAGTGACAATTGAGTATCTCTTTCAGATGTGGGGCAAGCAAGCCGGAATGTTTCCAGGGCAAAAGCACTCTGATTTGTCTCTTTTTTTGGGCTTGCGAGTATATGAGCCCAGTTTTTGGGGCATAGAATTGGGCTTGAGGGGAAAAGTGATGGTGATTGTTGCCTGTACTCTGCAGTACAATATCTTCCGTTGGTTGGAGAAGACTCCAAGTAGTAGTTTAAACAAAGGTAAGTGGGAAGAGCCTTGTCCATTGTTTGTGTCATCCGAAGATGCCTTTATTAATGGCCCCCATCCTAATGAGGAAGATAAGCTGTTGTCAGATTCAGGCACGCGCTCTATGAAACGAGAGGTGGCTGCAAGCAATTCTTGGCCTTCTTTCACTTCTGTTCTGACTCAAACACCTAATTCTGTGTCCTCTAAAAGAGGAGAGTCTGAGGCTAGTAGCactagaaaattttcatttggaTATTTCTGGGGAGGCGCCAAGGAGAGCCATAAGTGGAACAAGAAGCGGATCCTTACATTGAGAAAGGAGAGATTTGAAACACAAAAGACActcttgaaaatatatttgaagttttggatggaaaatttgtttaatcttTTTGGTCTCGAGATTAACATGATTGTGCTGCTTCTTGCCAGTTTTGCTCTGTTGAATGCCATTTCTTTGCTGTACACCGCACTGCTTGCTGCTTGTGTTCTTCTGAATTGGCATTTTATACGTAAATTGTGGCCTATGTTTGTCTTCTTATTTGCTACCATTCTAATCCTGGAGTACTTAGCCTTATGGAAGAATATGTCTCTAAATCAACATAATCCTAGTGAAAATAATGTACGTTGCCATGACTGCTCAAGAAGCTCAGCTCAACATTTCCAATACTGCGGGAATTGTTGGTTAG GACTAGTGGTTGATGATCCCCGGACGCTTATAAGCTATTTTGCAGTCTTCATGCTTGCTTGTTTCAAACTTCGTGCCGATCTATTGTCCAGCTTCTCTGGGTCCTCAACGTATCGTCAAATGATGTCCCAACGTAAAAACACATTTGTTTTGAGAGATCTTTCTTTTGAAACTAAAAGCATGTGGACCTTTCTCGACTATCTGAAGCTTTACTGTTATTGCCATCTACTGGACCTTGTGCTTGTACTGATTTTGATTACTGGTACCCTGGAGTATGACATTCTGCACCTTGGCTATCTTGCTTTTGCCCTTACATTCTTTCGGATGAGACTAGAAAtactaaagaaaaagaacaaaatattcAAGTTCTTGCGCATATACAATTTTGTCCTTATTATTCTTTCTCTTGCGTATCAATCTCCATTTGTAGGGGAATTCAGTGCAGGGAAGTGTGAGACAATAGACTATATCTTTGAGATGATTGGATTTTATAAGTATGACTATGGGTTTCGGATTACTGCAAGATCTGCACTTGTTgagattattatatttatgttgGTATCACTTCAGTCATATATGTTTTCCTCCCAGGAATTTGATTATGTCTCGCGATATCTTGAGGCAGAGCAAATTGGTGCCGTTGTGTGTGAACAAGAAAGGAAAGCTGCCTGGAAAACTGCACAATTACAACATATTCGTGAGTCTGAAGAGAAGATACGCCAACGTAACATGCAAGTGGAAAAGATGAAATCTGAGATGCTCAATTTGCAGACACAACTTCACAGCATGAACTCCATTGCTAATTGCAATACCACTTCACCGGACACTGAAGGCCTAAGAAGGAGGAATACTCCTCTTACTTCAAATTGGGAATCAAGGACCCCTGATAAAGGGGAAGGTTTAATTAGGAAGCAAGAGCAGATTATAAAAGAGGAATTACAATTTCCTTTGGAAGTTCATGAATTTCCTGCTGTTGTTCACATGGACAATCTAATGGGGGTGGTTTCTCCAAAGGATTCAGTGGGATCTCCTCCTTGTGAAATCAATGAGATTGAGCTAGATGTTGCGGATAGTGCAGACTTCGACTCAAATAGAAGTATCAAAGCCAAGGAAAATCCTTTAAAGTCTGCAGTACAACTACTAGGTGATGGAGTTTCCCAGGTACAGTCTATTGGAAATCAGGCAGTTAATAACCTTGTGAGCTTTTTGAACATCACTCCTGAAGATTCAGACATGAATGAGCTGTCCTCTGCTGAGGATGAGGCATATGATGAAATGGAGAGCCAGAAGAAGAGGTACGTGTCTCTGGATCGTTCATATTCTCTGCAATCTGACAAGAGTTCAGACGCTACGAGTTTGCAGATTGGAAGGATCTTCCGTTACATATGGTCCCAAATGCGGTCTAACAATGATGTTGTGTGTTACTGTTGCTTTGTGCTTGTGTTCATTTGGAACTTCAGTTTGCTTTCAATGGTGTATTTGGCAGCTCTCTTCTTGTATGCTCTATGTGTGCATACTGGCCCAAGTAGCATCTTCTGGATTATTATGCTAATTTACACGGAAATGTACATTTTAGTTCAGTATCTGTACCAAATTATCATCCAGCACTGCGGGTTAAGTATTGATTCAGACCTCCTCCAGGCATTAGGGTTCCCTGACCCTGCACATAAAATCACATCATCTTTTGTTGTCAATGCAGTGCCTCTTTTTCTGGTCTACTTTTTTACTCTCTTACAGAGCTCTATAACTGCAAAAGATAGTGAATGGATGCCCTCTACAGACTTCATTTCTCGCAGGAGGGATGCTCTCTACAGGAAAGAGGTTCTGGTGAATTATAGTTGGAGTAAGAAGGCACAAGAGCTGCTTcaacaaatgataaatatgGTGAAATTGATAATAAGAAGGTTCTTCAGGTACTGGAAATCACTGACACGGGGAGCAGAATCTCCTCCTTACTTTGTTCAGTTGTCCATGGATGTTAACTTGTGGCCAGAAGATGGGATTCAGCCAGAGAAGATCGAGTCTGGAATAAACCAAGTGCTTAAAATTGTTCATGATGAGCGATGCAAGGAAAAAAACCCTAGCGATTGCCCTTTCGCTAGTAGGGTTAACATTCAGAGCATTGAGAGAAGTCAGGAAAAACCAAACATTGCGTTGGTTGTTTTGGAGGTAGTGTATGCCTCACCTTTGACTGGATGTGCTTCAGCAGAATGGTACAAATCACTTACTCCCGCAGCTGATGTTGCAAAAGAAATTCGTAAAGCACAAAGTCTTGGGCTTTTTGAACAATTGAGATTTCCTTACCCACTACTCTCTATAATTGGGGGAGGCAAAAGAGAAATTGATCTTTATGCCTACATTTTTGGAGCTGATTTGACTGTGTTTTTTCTAGTTGCCATCTTTTACCAATCCATCATAAAACATAATAGTGAGCTTCTTGATGTTTATCAGCTTGAAGACCAGTTTCCCAAGGagtttgtatttatattaatg ATCATCTTCTTTCTGATTGTTCTTGATCGCATAATTTACCTTTGTTCATTCGCCGTAGGAAAAGTGATTTTCTACCTTTTCAACCTCATTCTCTTTACATATTCAGTCATTGAGTATGCTTGGAATATGGAGGCTTCACACCAACGTGCGGGAGAGTTTGCTCTTCGTGCAATATTTCTCGCAAAAGCGGTTTCTTTATCATTACAGGCAATACAGATTCGTTATGGGATTCCTCACAAAAGCACCTTGTATCGGCAGTTCTTGACAAGTGAAGTTTCacgaattaattattttggctATAGATTATACCGTGCCCTACCATTCCTATATGAGTTACGATGTGTACTTGATTGGTCATGCACATCCACATCTTTGACCATGTATGATTGGCTGAAG CTGGAGGACATAAATGCAAGTCTGTACCTTGTCAAATGCGATGCAGTGTTGAATAGAGCTAAGAACAAACAAGGAGAGAAGCAAACGATAATGACCAAATGTTGCAATGGGATATGTTTGTTCTTTGTGTTAATCTGCGTTATCTGGGCTCCGATGCTG ATGTATAGCAGTGGTAATCCAACGAACATTGCAAACCCCATAAAAGATGCAAGTGttcaaattgatattaatacaAGGGGTGGAAAGTTGACATTATATCATACTACTCTCTGTGAAAAAATCCCATGGGATGTGCTCGACTCTGATGTTAATCTTGGTCAAGGGTTTTTGGAGACATACAATACACATGATATTCAGTTGATATGCTGTCAACCAGATGCAAGTGTTTTGTGGCTTGTTCCTGGTTTAGTTCAGACCAGATTCATTCACTCCTTAGGCTGGCACATGGGCATGGATATTAGATTTACTTGGGTACTTACAAGAGATCGACCAAAAGGCAAGGAAGTAGTGAAATATGAAAATCATGTAGATCCTCTTGATCTTCCAAAACCATCAGATGTCATAAGTGTGCTTAATGGTTCTACTAACAGCTTCAgggtgaaaaatatttatccaaGATACTTCCGTGTCACTGCTTCTGGTGATGTCAGACCTTTTGAACAAGAG GTATATGCAGTTAGTGCGGATCTCGTTATGAATCGTGCTGATTCTGAGTGGTGGTCCTTCCATAATATCAATGCATCTGACATAAAAGGTTGTGAAGGTCTTTCAGGACCAATGGCGATTATAGTCTCTGAGGAAACACCACCAC AGGGTATTCTTGGTGACACTCTAAGCAAGTTCAGCATTTGGGGTCTCTACATAACCTTTGTGCTCGCGGTTGGTCGCTTTATCAGACTTCAGTGCTCCGACTTAAGAATGAGAATTCCTTTTGAGAACCTACCTTCTTGTGACAG GTTGATAGCCATATGTGAGGATATATACTCAGCTAGAGCAGAGGGTGAGCATGAAGTTGAGGAGGTCCTTTATTGGACCCTTGTAAAAATTTATCGGTCACCACACATGCTGCTCGAGTTCACAAAGCCAGACTAG